In Saccharomyces eubayanus strain FM1318 chromosome XIII, whole genome shotgun sequence, one DNA window encodes the following:
- the ERG5 gene encoding C-22 sterol desaturase, with amino-acid sequence MSSVAENIIHQATNNSTLHQLAKGGSSFGVTKAFNVLDALKSMSYLKIFATLICILLVWDQVAYQIKKGSIAGPKFKFWPIIGPFLESLDPKFEEYKAKWASGPLSCVSIFHKFVVIASTRDLARKILQSSKFVKPCVVDVAVKILRPCNWVFLDGKAHTDYRKSLNGLFTKQALAQYLPSLEVIMDKYMEKFVRLSKEKNYEPQVFFHEMREILCALSLNSFCGNYITEDQVRKIADDYYLVTAALELVNFPIIIPFSKTWYGKKTADMAMKIFENCAQMAKDHIAAGGEPVCVMDAWCKLMHDAKNSNDDDARIFHREFTNKEISEAVFTFLFASQDASSSLACWLFQIVADRPDVLEKIREEQLAVRNNDMSTELTLDVIEKMKYTNMVIKETLRYRPPVLMVPYVVKKNFPVSSNYTAPKGAMLIPTLYPALHDPEVYENPDDFIPERWEEGSKASEAKKNWLVFGCGSHVCLGQTYVMITFAALLGKFALSTDFHHKVTPLSEKIKVFATIFPKDDLLLTFKKRDPITGEVFE; translated from the coding sequence ATGAGCTCTGTCGCTGAAAACATAATACATCAGGCCACTAATAATTCTACATTACACCAATTGGCTAAGGGTGGGTCCTCCTTCGGTGTCACCAAAGCCTTCAACGTCCTGGATGCACTTAAGTCAATGtcatatttgaaaatctttgCCACTTTGATCTGTATTCTTTTGGTTTGGGACCAAGTAGCATATCAAATTAARAAGGGCTCCATTGCTGGTCCAAAGTTCAAGTTCTGGCCCATTATTGGTCCATTTTTGGAATCCTTGGatccaaaatttgaagaatataagGCAAAGTGGGCATCTGGTCCACTTTCATGTGTCTCTATTTTCCACAAATTCGTCGTTATCGCATCCACTAGAGATTTGGCAAGAAAGATCTTACAATCCTCCAAGTTTGTTAAACCATgtgttgttgatgttgcTGTGAAAATCTTAAGACCTTGTAACTGGGTCTTTTTGGATGGTAAGGCCCACACTGACTATAGAAAATCATTGAATGGTCTTTTCACTAAACAAGCTTTGGCCCAATACTTACCTTCATTAGAAGTAATCATGGATAAATATatggaaaaatttgttCGTTTATCAAAGGAGAAGAATTATGAACCTCAAGTCTTTTTCCATGAAATGAGAGAGATTCTTTGCGCCTTATCATTAAACTCTTTCTGTGGTAACTACATCACTGAGGATCAAGTCAGAAAGATTGCCGATGATTACTATTTAGTCACAGCAGCTTTAGAATTAGTCAACTTTCCAATTATCATCCCTTTCAGTAAGACATGGTACGGTAAGAAAACCGCTGACATGGCTatgaagatttttgaaaactgtGCTCAAATGGCAAAGGACCATATTGCCGCTGGTGGTGAACCAGTTTGTGTTATGGATGCTTGGTGTAAATTGATGCATGATGCAAAGAACAgtaacgatgatgatgccAGAATATTTCACAGAGAATTCACCAACAAGGAAATTTCAGAAGCTGTTTTCACTTTCCTATTTGCCTCTCAAGATGCCTCCTCCTCTTTGGCTTGTTGGTTGTTCCAAATTGTAGCTGATCGTCCAGATGTTTTAGAAAAGATTAGAGAAGAACAATTGGCTGTTCGTAACAACGATATGTCTACTGAATTGACTTTGGATgtgattgaaaaaatgaaatacaCTAACATGGTCATCAAGGAAACTCTACGTTACAGACCCCCTGTCTTAATGGTTCCATACGTTGttaagaaaaatttccCAGTTTCTTCCAATTACACTGCACCAAAAGGCGCTATGTTGATTCCAACCTTGTACCCTGCTTTACATGACCCTGAAGTTTACGAAAATCCAGATGACTTTATTCCTGAAAGATGGGAAGAAGGCTCAAAGGCTAGtgaagcaaagaagaattggtTGGTTTTCGGTTGTGGTTCACACGTTTGTTTAGGTCAGACTTATGTCATGATCACTTTCGCTGCCTTATTGGGTAAATTTGCTCTATCCACCGATTTCCATCACAAAGTAACTCCATTAAGTGAAAAGATCAAGGTTTTCGCCACCATTTTCCCTAAAGATGACTTATTGTtgactttcaaaaagagagaCCCAATTACTGGTGAAGTTTTCGAATAA
- the SPO20 gene encoding Spo20p, which yields MVFRKILASKSHHSRHHHNSLHHHHHLSLKWPKRRHTLISNVTGSNETKYLSPFRNSTDTGSRKRDRLNVKIKSLRNKIHMRFHPTYIIDDTATVTSDEKYDAYGETKRDELTTMSLEELFPRSNRYRIPEDNEEETNSVIHRELGKSENENEDENDYPRWGNAEQRYSFENDQFNEDEIVNRIRSEIRTTKLNSVKTSNRTLAKATEAQLIGKRVLQQLSCQSNQLTKIEDNCDILKIQSNVADKKIDELVHENRSLFALTSPNPFRKKREREKQNQINDLKMKQYHLQQETMKRAQESGRNLAVRLTSNYERYDKEEERQYILKNAQKYQFEPDEEDNRMEIELYENFEQIKAASGNLKEMAQAFGREFEAQNSRMFDIENNVQQVDGALQAKRFRLDRVIGRKE from the coding sequence atggtGTTCCGAAAGATACTTGCTAGCAAATCACATCACAGTCGTCACCATCATAATTCTctccaccaccaccatcaTCTTAGCCTCAAGTGGCCAAAACGCCGTCATACACTCATTTCAAACGTTACCGGATCCAATGAAACAAAATATCTATCGCCATTTAGAAATAGTACAGATACGGGAAGTAGAAAACGTGATAGATTGAACGTAAAAATAAAGTCGCTGAGAAATAAGATTCATATGCGGTTCCATCCCACATACATAATTGATGACACGGCTACAGTAACCAGTGATGAAAAGTATGATGCTTACGGAGAAACTAAAAGAGACGAGCTCACCACAATGTCGTTAGAAGAACTTTTCCCCAGGTCTAATCGGTATCGAATCCCTGaggataatgaagaagaaacgaATAGCGTTATTCACAGGGAATTGGGCAAaagtgaaaatgaaaatgaagatgaaaatgattACCCCAGATGGGGAAACGCGGAACAACGCTACAGTTTTGAAAACGACCAGTTCAATGAGGACGAAATTGTGAACAGAATAAGGTCTGAAATCAGGACTACAAAATTGAACTCCGTAAAAACCAGTAACAGAACACTGGCAAAAGCTACAGAGGCCCAACTAATTGGAAAAAGGGTTCTCCAGCAGTTAAGTTGCCAAAGTAATCAACTAACCAAGATCGAGGATAATTGCGACATTCTTAAAATCCAATCTAATGTGGCtgacaaaaaaatcgaCGAACTTGTTCATGAAAATAGAAGTTTGTTTGCATTGACATCACCCAACCCGTTtaggaagaaaagagaaagagaaaaacaaaaccaaatcaATGActtgaagatgaaacaGTATCATCTACAGCAGGAAACCATGAAACGGGCCCAAGAATCTGGGAGAAACTTAGCCGTACGCCTAACTTCTAACTATGAGCGATATGATAAAGAGGAAGAACGACAATATATTCTCAAAAACGCCCAAAAATATCAGTTTGAAcctgatgaagaagataataGGATGGAAATTGAATTGTACGAAAACtttgaacaaataaaaGCAGCGAGTGGcaacttgaaagaaatggcTCAAGCATTTGGCAGAGAGTTTGAAGCACAAAATTCCAGAATGTTTGATATCGAAAACAACGTACAACAGGTGGACGGCGCCTTACAAGCCAAAAGATTTAGATTAGACAGGGTGAtaggaagaaaagagtaa
- the SOK2 gene encoding Sok2p has translation MPTSNQININDIQPNRMLSESNMRVINNNEHTIGQSAQQQQQQQQPQQQQQQQQQQYLSQGVQPLVPVSYQYVVPEQWPYPQYYQQSQPQPQSQQQQQPQMCQVQEPYQRNSSDSNGSNPSSTSVAISSAVSGAALSNASGPAIGGNSNSNNSNSNSSSNVPYYYYFPQMQAPQSMAYSYPQAYYYYPANSDGTTNPNGIASSVTNIQNQNSDTEKNYSAFELQQQQQLQAQSYPSQAPKISNVFSKSHKSGPPSDTSTGSISPSSNRTSRNSNGAVSLTQQLPMPNYPKPSTYQFPGFHKTSSISNSHSPIPPRPLTTPTQVPVISQKDAVNYNHPQMGLLPQQQVSPLYDGNSITPPVKTTTDQEAYLTVNRQGKTDQQYDPMAKAMNSFQTTTIRHPMPVIAAANDPSGSNSGSANIIRPRVTTTMWEDEKTLCYQVEANGISVVRRADNDMINGTKLLNVTKMTRGRRDGILKAEKIRHVVKIGSMHLKGVWIPFERALAIAQREKIADYLYPLFIKDIQSVLKQNNISNDSTSSSSSAAGIKSISPRTYYQPIDNYQGANAPTTASAAQLAYSSMNLNSKSVHNNPISTVTAIAAGQRPMSQYPIPNMNQTDVFTMANAQNLSTTMPMKQQDNRIVSPLSYPRNTVISPVSRLGNTSSASRVFTLSPHTTSTNQASETNVGSLHTGITLPRVGSESESRSEGSEETDGNDKVADNENTKESRSSQLPISALTSTYTGTGTTSTSQDIAHSNEPTEIEPVKEQASFKSQAGNPEGVFKKVTTTNDIKKQE, from the coding sequence ATGCCTACTAGTAACCAAATCAACATTAATGATATTCAGCCCAATCGAATGCTTTCAGAATCAAATATGAGGGTtataaacaataatgaaCATACGATCGGCCAGTCGGCccagcagcaacaacaacaacaacaaccgcagcagcagcagcagcagcagcagcagcaatatCTCAGCCAGGGTGTTCAACCTCTGGTGCCTGTATCATACCAATATGTAGTTCCTGAACAATGGCCGTATCCACAATACTACCAGCAATCACAACCGCAACCGCAATctcaacagcaacagcaaccacAAATGTGTCAAGTTCAAGAACCTTACCAGAGGAATAGTTCTGATTCGAACGGCTCTAACCCGTCGTCCACATCAGTAGCTATTTCCTCCGCCGTCAGTGGTGCTGCTTTGTCCAACGCTTCTGGTCCTGCCATCGGTGGCAATAGCAACAGCAATAACAGTAACAGTAACAGCAGTAGCAACGTGCCATACTACTATTACTTCCCACAGATGCAAGCCCCCCAATCAATGGCTTATTCGTACCCTCAAgcgtattattattatcctGCAAATAGTGATGGGACTACTAATCCTAACGGCATAGCATCATCTGTAActaatattcaaaatcaaaactcTGACACGGAGAAAAATTACTCGGCGTTTGAGttacagcagcaacaacaattaCAAGCTCAATCTTATCCATCGCAAGCACCAAAAATCAGTAATGTATTTTCAAAGTCGCACAAATCCGGACCTCCTTCAGATACTTCCACTGGTTCAATATCTCCTAGTTCCAACCGTACCAGTCGCAACAGCAATGGAGCTGTATCACTAACACAACAACTTCCGATGCCAAACTATCCAAAACCTTCCACATATCAATTTCCTGGATTCCATAAGACTTCCTCGATCTCAAACTCACATTCACCCATCCCTCCCAGGCCTTTAACGACGCCTACCCAAGTCCCAGTAATTTCTCAAAAGGATGCAGTAAATTACAATCACCCCCAGATGGGCTTACTACCTCAACAACAAGTAAGTCCATTATATGATGGGAACTCCATAACACCACCCGTCAAAACCACGACGGATCAAGAAGCTTATTTGACTGTAAACAGACAAGGGAAAACTGACCAACAATATGATCCAATGGCTAAAGCCATGAATTCCTTTCAAACAACCACCATAAGACATCCAATGCCCGTAATAGCCGCCGCCAACGATCCGAGCGGTAGCAATAGTGGGTCTGCAAATATAATAAGACCAAGAGTAACGACAACTATGTGGGAGGATGAAAAGACGCTTTGCTACCAAGTCGAAGCTAACGGGATTTCGGTGGTAAGAAGAGCAGATAACGATATGATTAATGGTACCAAGTTACTTAACGTAACTAAAATGACAAGAGGTAGAAGAGACGGTATTTTAAAGGCAGAAAAAATTAGGCATGTGGTGAAAATCGGCTCTATGCATTTAAAGGGTGTTTGGATACCGTTTGAGCGTGCCTTGGCAATAGCacaaagagagaaaatTGCCGACTATCTATATCCTTTATTCATCAAGGATATCCAGAGTGTACTAAAGCAAAACAATATTAGCAATGACAGCACTAGCAGCAGTAGCAGTGCTGCTGGTATAAAATCAATTAGCCCGCGAACCTATTATCAACCCATTGATAATTATCAGGGTGCTAATGCCCCAACAACCGCATCTGCTGCCCAATTGGCTTACTCCTCGATGAACTTGAATAGTAAAAGTGTACACAATAATCCCATTTCAACTGTAACTGCAATTGCGGCGGGTCAACGACCAATGAGTCAGTATCCAATTCCCAATATGAATCAAACTGACGTCTTCACAATGGCCAATGCACAGAATCTTTCTACAACGATGCCGATGAAACAGCAGGACAATAGGATAGTTTCGCCATTATCATACCCTCGGAATACCGTGATAAGTCCCGTGAGTAGATTAGGCAACACATCTAGTGCTTCAAGGGTCTTCACACTCTCTCCACACACAACAAGCACAAACCAAGCATCTGAAACAAACGTTGGGAGCCTTCATACAGGAATTACTCTTCCGAGAGTGGGATCTGAGTCGGAATCGCGTTCGGAGGGTTCAGAGGAAACTGACGGTAACGACAAGGTTGCGGATAATGAAAACACAAAAGAGTCACGGTCGAGCCAACTGCCGATCTCTGCATTGACATCAACATACACAGGTACAGGAACAACAAGCACTAGCCAAGACATCGCGCATTCAAATGAGCCTACGGAAATAGAACCAGTCAAGGAACAAGCCTCTTTCAAATCGCAAGCTGGTAACCCCGAAGGcgttttcaaaaaggtaACAACCACTAATgatataaagaaacaagagTGA